The nucleotide window ATCCCAGCATCAGTTAGTTCGTTGCCTTATTAACTGTGGGATTTGGTGTTGGACTGGTCGCTACCCTTTATCCAGTTCGGACTTCCACCGACAAGAATTTAAGGAACTTTCTTGGCACACTCATTTTTATTTCTACAAGCCGGTCTTCCAGAGAATACACTTTCATTTCCAAAACCTTTACTCTGTTGTAACTGGCTATTTTATCGTTGACTCGTGCTATTTTTTCCTGTCTCAATTTCTCTTTGAGTTCGTTCAACTTTTCAAACTCATTTTTATTATGAGCCATAAGAACTGAAAAAGAAAATAAAAAAATCAGCAGATAAGTAATTTTTTTAATCATTGTTATCAACTCGCACCGGAATTTCTAAAATTTGAGGAACCCTTTTCCAAAATTTAGAACTTTACCTCCGCACCGCCATAGATAATCCGACTGATAAACGGAGCCCACATAAAGGCAGTATCATCATGATGTTTTTCGGGCTGGATATAATCAAACAAATTTTTTGCACCGGCAAATAAAGTAAGACCTGCGGCCGGAAAACTTCTTGAAAGTTTTGTATTAACTACCCAGAAGCCATCGGTATACTTAATTTTTGATTCCGCAGCCGTTATATCTTCATCCTTACAGTAATCAATATACATTCTACCCGTCTAAATATTGTCCAGAATCATTTTCCAATCACCCGGGTTGTAATCCAACTTGATGCCGCCTGTAATACTTGGGACTCGCGGTATGTATTTGCTCTCATCGGCAAATTCGGGATGATTAACCACCCAGTCCTGCCGTTCATCATCATATTGAGCATCCGTATAAGATAAATTGAAATCCAAATCAATATCGGATACGGGCGTGAATCTTGAACCGAATTCCATACCTTGCGTATATGCATCACCGACATTCTGCCATTGATATGTGTAATTAAGTGCTTTTGCGGCATTACCGGCGTCACCGAAATCAATTTTATCACGAAGGGTTGTGCGAAAAACACTTATATTCAAACCGTATTTTTCGGCATTGTAATCCACACCAAAATTCGTACTTATTGATTTTTCCGGCCTTAAATCAACGCCTTTATAAACCCTCGGTGAACCGCTGCAAAGATGTAAATCCTCGCTGAAACCGTACGGAACCCGAAAACCTGTTCCCACGCTGGTTCTTAATACTACATTTGAAGAAGGTTTATATTTCAATGCTGCCCTCGGATTAAATGCATTTTCATCATATTCAAGTTCAATCTTTTCTTTGGCAAACTTGATATCACCGCTGCCGCCAAAACTATCCTTTGATTTATGAATATCATATCTTCCGCCCACAACCAGTTCCAAATTATCTCTTAATGAAACCTCGTCCTGCAAATAGAGACCGATTTCATCGGCATGTTTCTCGCTTTCGGACAAATATGTCTTTCCGTAATCGGGGTCGGTATTGTCTACGATACAATACTTGCCGGATTCTTCCAAACGATTATAAGAATACTGTACACCTGTCAAAAAACGATGCGATTTTAATAACGGATAGGCATAATTTATATCGCTCACATACAACTGCTCGTCGGCAATATAGGGTTTCATTTCATTCACAGGCGGCACTGTTCCGTGAATTCCTTCATAATCACTGAGAAAAGAATCATTGGTGGCACTGCGATGATGTTGAGCAAAACTTAAATTGGTGGAAAACATACTGTCATTGTCAAATGTTTTGCTGTATCCGATTCCCGCTTCATACCGCTGGGTTGCAATATTTTCAGCAGATGCAGAAAACGGATTTTCATAACTATCATCTGTCAGATTGCCGCCGACACGGAGTTCATTCAAAGTCCGCCCGTTAAAATTCAATTGGTCGTTGCCGGATAAATCGTACCAGTTTATTCTTACACCGGTTGCAACATCGTCGGCTTTAACGGCATCCGTATAAACAGCCGGCAAATCCTCCGCATCGTTTTTATCTTCCTCATTTATTGCATCGCTTGTATTTTTCTGGGCTGTCAGTATAACATCTCTATTGCCTGATTTGAACGATGCTTCCATACTATAACGGTTCCTGTTATGCGCTCCGAATTCGGTAGTGAGAGTTATCTCCGGTTTTTTGCCGGGTTTTTTGGTAATTATATTGATAACCCCGGCAATTGCGGATGAACCATAGAGGGCAGAACCCGCACCTTTGACAATTTCTATTCTCTCTATGTTACCGGCAGGCACTTGGTCTAATCCATAAACCCCGGCAAGACCTGAATAAACGGGCTGACCGTCAATAAGCACCTGGACATGGCCTGCGGACAATCCCTATATTCTCAGAACCGAAAAATTACAGTAAGAACACTGCTGCTCTACTCTCACTCCGGGAATGCCTTCCAACGCATCAAAAAGAGAGCGTGCACCTTTATCTTTAATTTCATCCGATTCAAGTTCTAAAGATTTTTCTTCTTGCTGAGCCATTGACATTTGAATCAATCCCGAAACCATAATTCCGACTAACATAACTACCAATTTTTTTCCACATAACATCATATTCGTCTCCTTTTAATACCTCTGGTTGTCCGGTTAAGTATTTATATTTTATATTTTTATTTTTACATTGATTTAGAAGCTCCGCTCGCGCAGTCGCTTATTTTTCCATATTCAATTGTAATTGAGACGCAATCTCAATTAAATATGAAAAAAAAATTATTTTATTTTTCTTCGGTCTTTACTACTGCGACATTCTTTGCAATAACCTCTGATTCCTAAACGATGCTCAACCGGCTGAAAGTTATATTCTTTACAAACATCATTCTGCAATTTTTCAATCTCGTCATTTACAAATTCAACTACCTTTCCGCATTTCAGACATACTAAATGGTCATGGTGCTTATGACCAAAAATATGCTCATAATTGCTTCTTCCCTGACAGCGAAGTGTTTCCTTGATTAAACCGCTTTTTACTAAAAACGGCA belongs to Elusimicrobiota bacterium and includes:
- a CDS encoding Fur family transcriptional regulator; this translates as MVNDYLVVFREYLRKNGLRFTPERKAILEGVFALHKHFDVDELYEKLHYRHRHISRASIYRTLPFLVKSGLIKETLRCQGRSNYEHIFGHKHHDHLVCLKCGKVVEFVNDEIEKLQNDVCKEYNFQPVEHRLGIRGYCKECRSSKDRRKIK
- a CDS encoding TonB-dependent receptor, translating into MSAGHVQVLIDGQPVYSGLAGVYGLDQVPAGNIERIEIVKGAGSALYGSSAIAGVINIITKKPGKKPEITLTTEFGAHNRNRYSMEASFKSGNRDVILTAQKNTSDAINEEDKNDAEDLPAVYTDAVKADDVATGVRINWYDLSGNDQLNFNGRTLNELRVGGNLTDDSYENPFSASAENIATQRYEAGIGYSKTFDNDSMFSTNLSFAQHHRSATNDSFLSDYEGIHGTVPPVNEMKPYIADEQLYVSDINYAYPLLKSHRFLTGVQYSYNRLEESGKYCIVDNTDPDYGKTYLSESEKHADEIGLYLQDEVSLRDNLELVVGGRYDIHKSKDSFGGSGDIKFAKEKIELEYDENAFNPRAALKYKPSSNVVLRTSVGTGFRVPYGFSEDLHLCSGSPRVYKGVDLRPEKSISTNFGVDYNAEKYGLNISVFRTTLRDKIDFGDAGNAAKALNYTYQWQNVGDAYTQGMEFGSRFTPVSDIDLDFNLSYTDAQYDDERQDWVVNHPEFADESKYIPRVPSITGGIKLDYNPGDWKMILDNI